A portion of the Papilio machaon chromosome Z, ilPapMach1.1, whole genome shotgun sequence genome contains these proteins:
- the LOC106717018 gene encoding transmembrane protein 208 has translation MSDSTMPSQQKQKQPTRGFKQIIAENASTVLFYRNITLAAGAFYNTFFFFFFYEHMCPLVMCMNILATMIYITCYHLMRYVSRPEYSMMTYQLIDPGHDLNMEGGIGENLKDIMIITSMTHLMALISNKFWLALLIIPVKGFYLFWVNILGPWFNVDELDNIEEEVKRQNTDQMKQNQ, from the exons ATGTCCGATTCAACAATGCCGTCA CaacagaaacaaaaacaacctACAAGAGGTTTCAAGCAAATTATTGCTGAAAATGCATCAACGGTGCTTTTCTATCGGAACATTACACTGGCCGCTGGAGCCTTTTACAATaccttcttctttttctttttctatgaGCACATGTGCCCCTTAGTTATG TGCATGAACATACTGGCGACTATGATTTACATCACTTGCTACCATTTGATGAGATATGTCAGCCGACCGGAGTATTCCATGATGACTTACCAATTGATTGACCCTGGACATGACCTCAACATGGAAGGTGGCATTGGAGA aaacTTGAAGGACATCATGATTATTACTTCAATGACTCATTTGATGGCTCTTATCTCGAACAAGTTTTGGCTGGCTCTCCTTATTATTCCAGTGAAGGGTTTCTATCTATTCTGGGTGAACATACTCGGTCCCTGGTTCAACGTTGATGAACTCGATAACATTGAAGAAGAAGTAAAACGTCAGAACACTGACCAAATGAAACAGAACCAGTAA